In Citrus sinensis cultivar Valencia sweet orange chromosome 3, DVS_A1.0, whole genome shotgun sequence, the sequence ttttttagaattaatcAACTAAATTAAGAAgttataatttgataattattttaatttttaaaaaatgggtGTTGAAAGAAGGTTAATGGGTTCAAATAGTCCCGCCCATtatataaaaagagaaaatgtgaatttaatttaattaaatatctttACAAATCATGGaccctaaatattttttttcctaacatatgatataataattttttaataaaatcaaaataaattttaaacgatgaagaaataaattatctaataacaatatttttattatgaaaaaatatgtgTACAAAATTTGTTCTAAATGacagttaaatttaattaaaatctattgtAATTTTGCAAAAAAGAAGCATACTTtagtgattaaaaaaaaaatcagaagcACTAGCTTATAGATGGCCATGAAATTATTGGAGCCTTGGCCCTCAAAGTGGGGGcctaaaaaaaatcagaagcACTTCGAAGTATAACTACGACATGTGCCCAAAAGAGAGCGCACTTTATAATGGTCAGGCCACAAGCCTCTTACTAAAAAAGAGTAGCAGGCCAACTCCAACCCATATAGCACGTCATAATGCCAGAAACACACTAATAATAATGGAATGCAAACAGCTTTCCGGCTTTCCCTTTTGCAGAATTGAAATTATACAAGCCTAATAAGGGCCCAGCGTCCCAGAACTAGATGAATTAGATAGGAAGGCATGTGACTATCTTACCGCAAGAGTTGCAGAATACCTCTTTTTCTGGCTTCCATTGTGATAAGTAGGGTCCTGGGATATATGAATTATAAGAGTTACACTTTCCAAAATGGGAACGGAATTGCACGTGGGTTCTTCGCATTGATGTGATCAAGCTGATTATGTAATGGATTTCTTAGTAAATATTTGGTGCATTAATCTCAATTCAAGTGGCTGAAATCAAATGCAGCCCATGTCTAATACTAAATAATGAGACGAAATTGAGCTCCCATTGTGACATATATATAGCAGAATGTCACAAACCGGCCTATTCAATTGTTCCAGCATTTGATACTGAATTTTGCACCAAGGAAAGGCTTCGCAGAGATCATTTGCTACCCTCGACATCTTGTCACGGCTAAATTTCTTCCATTTAGTTTAATAACCATCAAGTTTACTcaatattttcacattatagaCCGTCATGAACAAACTGTCGATGAAACAAAACATAGCACTTCATTTGCATCTTTAGTTTACTAGTAGACAATACAGAATCACATATATGCATTAATACATCCAAGCCCCCACATGCATccatttcaataattaatgagCAGGCGCAAACAAAAGAGGGATTAGTTACCAATTGCAAGCTAAAGGCAGTACTAAAATGGCATAATACATCTCCAGAACGAGCAATGGCTAAATGCCTAGCTAAAATCTCACTTAGGTGAGGTAATTGAGGCATAACTGTTAACCAGAGCTAAACCATTGCTAGTCAAATGTGCAACGTTTGAAATCTGTCTCCGTACAGTAGCCTTAACATTCCCATTCATGGATTTCCTAGAAAAGCCATCCATGCAAGTATCCTCATTCGTTAATGCAGCACTCACCCATGTTTGTACATTATTCATTTGGAGGGCAAAATTACTGCGCTCATTACGTCCCATTTCACTGATTGAATTTTGGAGCTCATCAACTGCGTCCCTCAACTGATCAACGCAATCGTACAAGGCTGCAGCTTCTCTAGGATTTAAGCCCTGGCTTTTGGACAGTTTGTTCATTGTTGTTGAAGTAACAAGCGCAGTTTTAAGCGCCACGGAGAGGGCTGTGCTGGCTAATAATTTGGGGCTCGCCTGGATTTTGGTTGCATATCCGGAAAGAGTGGTGATGCACAAGTCAGGGTAAGTTGTGACACGGCATGAGGTTTTGATGAACTGGGTGTTTGTTTCACTCTGAACCGGCCTAGCCGCTGAGCAGTAAGTGTTCATGTAAGTAGCAAATTGAATGAAGATGAGAAGAGTTAGTGCGTGGGAAAAGGGTGAGCCTTTCATGTTTgctctgtgtgtgtgttttgtaGCTGGAGAGTGTGATAAATACACTAAGTGCAGGGAGAGATCTTCGAATTATATAGAAAAAGCTCGTGGTACCGTGGTTgtcacaaaataatataatctttTGAAAGAAAGGGtaatgaacttttttttttatctttctttaaataaggaaacAGTTTAACCTAAAAGTTTAAactgataaataaaaatttaataatagtatttaataaaaaatttaatagtctTTTTATATGAAATGTGGATTAAGACACAAACTCGTAAATGGACTGAAAGATAAGAgtccaaaagaaataattaaaagagtttGCATGCAAGagtaatcaaatttaaaagtcaGACTCCTGATATCATGTAAAAAAATCCacttaaaagtttaaattcaTAAGGGAAGACAAGTATAAAGACTCTACTCTCTAACAAAGTTCAGCCTTGGAAACTTTATTGGAATGGCTACCTTTGCATTTCATAGACACCTAAATTATTGGAGCCAAAGAGCCACTCCATGTCCGGGAAGTGGTTTTTATGGAGTATAAAGTTAAAGAAAAGCCTATAGCCAAAGCACATATCATCAAAGTGGGATACCGGATTGGATCAAAGGGCATCTTAAGAAAAGAACCTATAGTGAACTGTCTAATAATTTCTGCGGACTTATTACTTCAAATGAAGGGAGGTAGGGCTGCAGTTTGCTCAACAAAGACTGCTATTAACGTAGGCCTCGAGTTTTCCACGACTAGCACTCTTTGGCTTCCATTGTGATTGTGATATGCGGGGTCTCAGGAACGTGTTTTGAGTTCATTTCTGTGAATAAATAATTCCGAATACTTCTTAGTTATGCTGATTTTGAAACTAATagctattaaataaaaatgaaatatttgggGCGTCAAATGCATGATTAATGTCACACTACCAAGCACTTTAGAATGtaatacttaaaaataaaaataaaaataaaaaggccGAAGGGCAACATTTACCAGCGGGCCAATTGTCAGTGACATAGATCTTCTGTATATAGTGTTGTGGTCGACCCCACCccccagaaaaaaaaaacataaaaactgaaaatgcACACACACTACATCCCCACAAACTTAAGGGCAAATAATTAAGAACAACCCAAACTAGATACAAATCCATTTCATGGTTGATGCAAATATTGCAAATCcaactcaaaatcaatttcCTTAAGGAAAGAATTATCAGCCCAGAAGCAAAATGATTCAGACAAAAGAATTTGCAGACAAGAGCTAACTACATAACGACTGCATGCATATCTATTGAATTGCTAGCTACGAAACTAATTAAGCTGAAGTCTCACTTAATTAAGGCGACATGGTATGGTTGGTAGTGGCAGCATATCTGTTGATAACAGCCAAGGCATTACTTGTAACATGTTCAAACTTCGCAATACAGGTCCTCACAGTTAGCTTAATATTCCCATTAAAACCATTTGAACAGGTAGCTCGTTCGTCAAGGCAGCACTCACTCACATGTTTGCACATCACTCATTCTGAGCTCAAAACTTTTCCGTCCAGCAGAATCCATTTTCAGCTCATCCACCCAGTCGCTCAACTGTCCGACGCCAATCACGCATGGCTGCTGCGACTCTGGGACTCAATCCACGGCTCTTGGACAGTTTTTTCATCAGGGCTATAGTAGACTGAGTGGTTTTAGTGAAACAGACGGGCTGTGATGGCTAAAAGCCTGCGGCTAGATTGGATTTTGGTTGCGTAAATTATAAGCGAGCTGAAGCGCAAGTCGGGGTATGTAATTGCACCACATGCAATTTTGATGAATTGAGCGTCTGTTTATTTGGGCATTGGCTTACCAGCTGAGCAATACGAGTTGACGTAAGCTGCAACTTGAACAAGTATGATCAAAGTTGCTAGCCCATTGAAAATGTATGAATTTGTTATGGTTGGCAGTGACATCTCTCTCCCTTGCTTTAACTTAATTAAGCtctctctttgtttttttttttttttaataatgacgTGACAAACTGATTATGGTCTCAATTTATGGAAATTTAGATAAAGTTTGGGTTCATCAACAAAAGCAGtacatttaaaatatcttcacacaatcattcaatttattagtgTATTATATTTACATTACACATGTTGTTTTCAAATAGTAACgcttttaatttactgttgAAAATGTCATGTGACAGGTTTCATCTAGAGGTGGCCAATGGGCCAGACGGTACGAGACACGGTATGGGTACGGCACATGTTCGTATAGTACAGTACGGTACGAGTATGTTTCGGTAGAGTACgcggcacggcacggcacgcaCATGGACTGGGCCGAGCTTAAATTTTAGGCACGTGGACCTTAAAAGTACGACACGATTAGAGATGGACTAAAGCACGGTACGAAAAAAAGTACGCAATAAGtacgttttattttttaatgaaaataaatttaaaattttatgattttataaataacttgaaattaaatcttttagtatattttattagctcaatttttttaaatttatttaattcttagtttcaaaaaaaataaaattgatttatgtttataatttattaaataaataattgatatcatgattttataaatgtgtattaatattaatataaactaTGATATATGACTCTACGTAATTctaagttaacaattaagttaacccttaaaaaaatttattattgttgttgttaaatactaaaaaaaattataatatagagtaaaatttagtaattaatattatactctcttattactattaatttattattattaaaaataaacttgagttttgaattctttattctattaaatttgaataagggtacatagataaaaatatatatatataaacttgaaaaaaataaaacaatttgacatacgtttttaaaaaaaaaaaattagtatgttatttttattaggcACGGCCCACGGCACAGCACCTGTGGTAGGCCACgcctaaataaaaaaaataaacatgacaCGATACAGTATGAAGCGCATAATGAATACAGTACGACACAAATATGAGTAGGGTTTCTTTGATGGGCGTGGGCCGGCGTGGCATGAGCCGTTGGCCACCTCTGGTTTCATCCACATCCTTTTGGAAGATACCATCGATCCATTTGTAGAGGTTACGAAAGAAAGTGATACTTTATGCTCCTGCAGTTTTGAGTGTAGGATATGTATAAAAGTAATTGCtgttttcaataaattaatttactccTGAGGATTAAAAATGTATGAACTAATGGTTAGAAAAATACAACCCGATCCTGCCACGTGCCAAAGCTTGATTGCTTGTGATGATGGCGGGTTGGACAATAAATACATAAAGATAGATATACAAATATGTTCCGATTATGAAGGCGGGTTAACATTCTCCACCTGGATGGAATACAGAAATAATCATCATCTCTTCCAAGTTCCAAGAAAAAGACGTAACAAGCGTCAACAAAGAGACGTGGCAAGCGTCAACAAGTCGCTCTGATTAAATAAATGCTATTACGACCACCTCAA encodes:
- the LOC107176835 gene encoding 21 kDa protein-like, whose product is MKGSPFSHALTLLIFIQFATYMNTYCSAARPVQSETNTQFIKTSCRVTTYPDLCITTLSGYATKIQASPKLLASTALSVALKTALVTSTTMNKLSKSQGLNPREAAALYDCVDQLRDAVDELQNSISEMGRNERSNFALQMNNVQTWVSAALTNEDTCMDGFSRKSMNGNVKATVRRQISNVAHLTSNGLALVNSYASITSPK